CGGAAGCTGCGAACGCCCTGCCCGTGGTGGCGAGCTACACGAAGGTGCGTTGGCGGCTTTTGGAGGAGCTGAGCCCGGACCTGATCCTGACCACGACCGGGATTCAGCGCGACCTCACCCGCACCCTTCATGAGGCGGGGTACCCTGTCTTCCCGGTACCGCTTCCCCACACGCCTTGGGGCATCCTGGAGAACGTGGGGTTGCTCGGCGGGCTGACCGGGACTGTAGAGGCCGCAGCGCGCTTGAGTACCGAGCTTGCCGAGCGTTACGCGCGCCTTGCGAACCGGTTCGCGGGCGTACGCGTGTACTTCGAGTTCGACTTCAACGGGCCGATCAGCGTGGGGCGGGGCAGCTACATCGACGCGGCCTTATCCCACCTGGGGATGGTGAACGTGTACGGCCACCGAGCGGAGGCCTACTTCGTGCCGGACCTGGAGGAGGTCGCGCGCCTCGAGCCCGAGCTGGTCATCTACGAGCCCAAGCCGGTCCGCAGCAAGGCGGTTATCCAGGAGAAGACCCGAGCCCTTATGCGTCAGCGGGGGTGGGTGTACCCTCTCGTGATCACCGGCGGTGACGAGATCGCCCATTACGGTCCCCAGTTCTTCGCGTACCTCGAGGCGCTCGCCGAGGAGATCGCGTGCGTGCTCGAGGCCCGCTAAAACGCGGTCGCCCCGCCTAACGGCGGGGCGGTTTTGGCGGAGAGGGCGGGATTCGAACCCGCGGTACGGCTAGGCCGTACATACGCTCTCCAGGCGTACCCCTTCAACCACTCGGGCACCTCTCCGTGCCGTTCATAAGCCTAGCAAAGCGTCTGGGATGCGTCAAGCTGCGGGTAAGATGAAGGCATGGGGGGGCTTTACGAGCAGGCGGTGCAGGTGCTTCGCAATAACGACCGCGGCGGCTTCACCGCGCCCGCGCAGGGTTTGTACCCGTACCAGTGGCTTTGGGACTCCGGGTTTAACGCGATGGGGTGGCTGCACCTGGACGAGCGTCGGGCGTGGCAGGAGTTGTTCTCCCTGTTCGAGGGGCAGTGGCCCGACGGGATGGTGCCGCACATCGTGTTTCACAAAAAGCAAGAGAGTTACTTTCCCGGCCCCGAGGTCTGGGGCACGGTCGGGCGGGGGTGCGCGAGCTCGGTGATCACCCAGCCGCCCATCCTGGCTACGGCCGTGCGTTACCTGTACGAGCACGCCCGGGATCACGCGTTCGCCCGGGAGTCGGCGAAGGCCTTGTACCCCAGGATCCTGGCGTACCACCGGTGGCTGTACCAGGCGCGCGACCCGAACCGCACCGGGCTGGTCGCGGTAGTGCACCCGTGGGCGACCGGGATGGACAACAGCCCCGCTTGGGATGAACCCCTCCGGCGCGTACCGACGGAAGGGGTGCCCCCGTACGAGCGCAAGGACCTGCTCTACGCCAAGCCGGAGGAGCGTCCCCGCAAGGAGGAGTACGACCGCTACCTCTGGCTTTTGTACTTCTTCCGCCGGCTGAACTTCGACCAGCGCGCCATCTTTCGCGAATCGCCCTTCAAGGTGATCGACGTGGGCTTCAACGCGATCCTGCACCGGGCGAACCAGGATCTGTACGCCCTTGCGGTCATGCTCGGGGAGGAGCCGCACGAGATCCAGGAGTGGATCGTGGAAGCCCAGGTGGGCTTCCAAGCCCTTTGGGACCGCGAGGACAACTTTTACTACTCCCTCGACCTCATCACCGGTCGGCGCATTCGCGTCAAGACCTCGGCGGGCTTCCTCCCTTTGTTCGCGGGCATCCCCGGTGAGGGCCGGGCGCGCCGCTTGGCGGAGCATTTCCGGGAATGGGTGCGCCACGTGCGTTACGCCCTGCCTAGCGTGCACCCCCTCGAGCCGAGTTTTGAAGGCACGCGGTACTGGCGCGGCCCGGTTTGGGTGAACGTGAACTGGATGCTCGCCGAGGCCTTCTGGGACTACGGGTACGACGACCTCGCGGAACGCCTGCGAAACGACACGCTCGAGCTGATTCGCCGCTTTGGCTTCCGCGAGTACTACCACCCCAAAACCGGGGAGGGCCGCGGCGGTAAGGACTTTTCCTGGACGGCCGCGCTGGCTTTGGTGTGGCGCCTGCTGACTCGGGACGAGGACGCTCCTGCAGCGTGACGGCTCGTGCTAGACTTGGGGGCATGAAGCTGGCCTTCGTCGGCGTGGGGAAGATGGGTAGAAGTCTGTTGGAAGCGCTCCTCGCGGCGGAGTTTTTGCCCCCGGAGTCGGTCGGCGTTCTCATGCGCACCCCGGAACGCACGCGCGAGGTGGCCGCCCGCTACGGGGTCGTGCCGCTCCGGTTAGAGGAACTCGAGCGCGCAGAACGCGTGCTCATCGCGGTGCAGCCGAAGGATTTTACGCACCTGGCTCCCAAGATCGCGCACCCAAACACGGGTTACCTCTCCATCATGGCGGGAGTCCCAACCGCTGTGCTTGCTCGGAGACTGGGAACCCGCCGAGTGGTGCGGGCCATGCCGAACCTGGCCGCGACGATCCGCAAAAGCGCCACTGCTCTCACCGCGCCCCGTGAGGCCCTCGAGGCCGGGGATCTGGAGTTCGCCTTCGCCCTGTTTCGTACGGCCGGGGACGTGTACGAGCTTCCGGAGCACTTGTTTGACGCCTTCACCGGTATGACCGCCTCCGCGCCCGCGTATTTTGCGATCGTCGCGGAAGCCCTCGCGGATGGCGGGGTACGCATGGGCATTCCGCGCGCCCAGGCCCTGGCGATGGCCGCGGATGTGCTGGTCGCGACCGGGGAGTTATTGCGCTTGAAGCACCCGGCGGTCCTTAAGGACGAGGTTTCCAGCCCGGGCGGCACCACGATTCACGGGGTCGCGGCCCTCGAGCGTCGGGGGGTGCGCGCGGCGTTTATTGAGGCGGTGGAAGCCGCGACGGCGCGCGGACACGCGTTGGGAGAGGAGGAATGAGGGGGATGCGTGGGTGGCTCGTGGCGCTTCTCCTCGTCTTGGGGGGGGCGTGGGCTGAACCCGATTACTACCCGCACGCGCTGGGGCTCGCCTGGGTGTACGACTCGGGGGAGGAGCAGGTCTTCGTTGAGGAGCGTGAGCTGGACGGGCAGCGCGTGTGGGTGCTCGAGCACCGCTTTTCGGGGAAGGCGCGGTACGCCGATGTGGTGCGTTACGGGGAGGACGGGGTCTGGCTTTTGGGGATTGTTCTGGATGGAGAGTTTAAACCGTACGACCCGCCCATCCAGCTCTACCCACCCGCGCCCCTGTGGGTAGGGCGGGAGTGGGGCAGCCGCTCTTCTTTGGACGGGCAGCGCGTGGTGGTGGTGGCGCGCGTGCTGCGGGTCGAGGGGGTCACGGTGCCCGCAGGGCGCTTTAACGCCTTTGTGATTCGCGGCTCCCTCACGACGGAAAGCGGTGGGAGCCGCGTGATGGACACGTACTTCGTGCCGGGGGTAGGGGTGGTGCGCTTCGCGACGCAGGACGGTGGTGCGATCGATCTCATCGACCTGCGCCGCTAGCCCAGTAGCGCAGGATCTCGTAGTACATGCGGAGTCGGTGGGCGAACCCGGCCCAAAACCCGCGTTTTTCCTCCTTCATCACCTGGCTCATGCCCGGGAGCGGCACGTACCGTACCCGCCACCCCTCCCGCTCCGCCGTACGCGTGAGGAGGAGCTCGACGTCGTACCGGGCATGCTCTAGGCCCTGCACCGAGGCAAGGCGGGCGGTGGGCAGAGCCCGTTGCCCTGAAAGGTAGGGCGTGAGGCGCTGGGCGAGGTCCGTGCGGAGCCGCCCCCCCTGAAACACCCCCACGGTCATCTCGGCCTCGTTTTGCAGGACCGGGTTAAGAAGGGCGGAGAGGTGCTCGGGCTTTAAGCCCACCAGATCCGCGTCCAGCAGGATTACGTACGGGGTCCGGACCGCTTGGAGCCCTGCGGCGAGCGCCCCGCCCTTCCCGCGGTTTTGGGGGAGCCGGACCACCTCCGCGCCGGCGGCTTCGGCTTGCGCGGCTGTCCGGTCGGTGGAGCCATCATCCGCGACGACCACGGGGTATCCGGCCTCCCGCGCGCGCTGAACGACGTGCGCTACGGTGGCTTCCTCGTTGTACGCGGGGATGAGGACGGTCGCCTGGCTCACCTTCACCCTCCGAAGAAACGCTGGACGTCCTGCAACGTAATCATAACGATAAGGAAGATCAAAAACATAAACCCGATAAAATTAACCGCCGCTTCGTGCTCCGGTCCGATACGCCCTCTCGTCAGCCCGTTCAGGACGAGCATGAACAACCGCCCCCCGTCCAGGCTAGGGATGGGCAGCAGGTTAAACACCGCGAGGGACAGGTTGATCACGGCCATCAAGCGGATGAGGGCAAACCATCCTTCCTGCGCGGCCTCTCCCGTCATCGCGACGATCCCCACCGGCCCGACCACCTCCCCGGTGGCCGTGCCCGTGAACGCCCCGAGGATGCCCCGGATGAAGCTCTGCACCATCTCCGGGAAGAACCCTACCGAGAACTGCACCGCCTGCGCGAACGCGCTGGGGAAAGGCAGCTGCACGTACGCCACGCCCGGACGATACCGCACACCGATCTGCTCGGCCTCGGGCGTCCAGACGAGCTGAATCTCGAGCGGCGCCCCGTCCCGCAGGACGGTAAGCGCGTGCGGCCCTGGCCGTTCCTTGACCTTCGCCAAGTCCGTGTATGCCTCGAGCGGCTGCCCGTCGATCGCGACGATGACATCGCCTGGCCTCAGGCCCGCGCGTTCCGCTAGGCTCTCGGGGAGAACCTCAACGATGTGCGCTTCTGTAGGGATCGCTCGCGGTATGCCCTGGCCGCTGAAGAGCACGGCCATCAGCGTCCACGCCAGGAGCAGGTTCATCACGACGCCTGCGAGCAGGATGAACGCCTTCCCCAAGAACCCCAACCGGGCATACCCCCGAAGGCGCCCGTCGGGATCGGGGACCATGCCCTCGATCTCCGCGTACCCCCCGAGGGGGATCAGGCTGAGCCGCCACTCGGTCCCGCCGCGCTTAAAGCGCACCAAAGGCGGCCCAAACCCAATGGAGAACGCGGGAACCCCTACGCCCTGCAGCCGAGCTGCCAAGTAATGCCCCAGCTCGTGCACGAAGATGCTAACGCCGAGAATCAGCAGAAAGAGCACCAGGCTCATATGCACTCCTTTGCGCGTTCCCGGGCCCAACGATCCGCCCGGTACACACTCTCCCAGGTTACTGGCTCGCGGGGGGTATCCTCCAGGACGCGGCTTATAATCTCGGGAATGCGCGTGAAGGGAATCCGCCCCGCGAGGAACGCCTCGACCGCCACCTCATCCGCGGCGTTCAGGACCGTGGGGGCCAGCCCCCCCATCCGCCCAGCCGCGTACGCGAGCTCGAGCGCCGGGAACCGGGTGGTGTCCGGAGGGTAGAACTCGAGCCGTGCCTCCAGGGGGAGCGCCGCGAGCGGGTTGGGGGCGCGCTCGGGGTAGGTGAGGGCGTACTGGATGGGGAGCCGCATGTCCGTCGGGCCGAGCTGCGCCTTGAGCTGCCCGTCCACGAAGCGCACCAGGGAGTGCACGTACGCTTGGGGGTGGATCAGGACCCGAACGCGCTCGAGCGGCACGCGGAAGAGCTGGACGGCCTCGAGCACCTCCAGCCCCTTGTTCATGAGGGTCGCGGAGTCGATCGTGACCTTCGGGCCCATGTTCCAGCGGGGGTGGGCCAAGGCCATCTCGGGCGTGACTCGGCTCAGGTCCTCCGGCCCTTCGCGGAACGGGCCGCCGGAGGCGGTGAGGATGAGCTCGTGTACGTCCTCGAGCCGTTCCCCTACGAGGGACTGGAAGAGGGCGGAGTGCTCGGAATCCACGGGGAGGATCTCCCCGCCGGCCGCTTCGACTTCCGCCCAGAGCAAGGGCCCTGCGGCGACCATGCTTTCCTTGTTCGCAAGGGCCAGCCGGACGCCTTGGCGGGCGGCCGCGCGGGTGGGAGCGAGCCCGGCGAGCCCCGGGATCGCGGAGACGACCACGTCCGCGGGATGCGCCGCGACCTCCTCGGCCTGGTCCGTGAAGGTGACGCGTGGGAAGCGTGCACGCAGCTCGGGGAGGAGTTCGGGGTGCGCGGAGACGATCTGAGGGTTGAACTCCTGGATTTGCGCGGCGAGACGATCGAGGTTCCGGCCCGCGGCGAGGCCCACGACGCGGTACCCGCGCCAGCGGCAGACCTCGAGGGCTTGGGTGCCGATGGATCCGGTCGAGCCCAGGATGACGACGCGTTTCATGCGAAGATCACCCACAGGTAGTACGTGAGGGGAACGCTGAAGAGCAGGCTGTCCATCCGGTCGAGGAGCCCTCCGTGGCCGGGGAGGAACTCGCCGGAGTCCTTCACGCCACAGTAGCGCTTGAGCATGGACTCCGTGAGGTCGCCGAGCTGGGCGGCGAGGGAGAGGAGGAGGCTCACCAGGAGCAGCTCCACCCACCCGAAGGGAAACACGCCTTTTACGAGGCTCGTGTACCCGAGCAGCGCTCCGATGGACGCAAGGACCCCGCCGACGGATCCTTCGATCGTTTTGTTTGGGCTGATCGTGGGGGCGAGCTTGTGCCGCCCGAAGGCCCGCCCGATGAAGTACGCCCCGATATCCGTAGCGAATGTGGCCACGAGGGGCAACGTCAACGTCCACAATCCCAGGTTGCCGTCCGGGGCGTACCGCAATAGGAGGAAGTACCCGAGCGTCCACGGTAGGTACAGGAAGGCCATCACGCTAAACGCGAAGCGATGGATGTTGCCGCCCTGCACCAGCTCGTAACTAAACGCGCTGAATAAAACCAGGCCTAAAGCCACCTCTCGCCAGGGGATCTGCGGGTAGAGGGCGTGCAGCTGAGGCATGGAGGCCACCAGCATCAGCACCCCCCCCCACCGCAACAGGCCCAGGTTGAGCGTCACTTCGCGGCGGCGCAGCATCGCATTGAGTTCCGCGGTGCCCAACCACAGCACGAACACAAGCCCCGGCACAACCAGCGGCAGCCCCGCCCACAACACGACGAACAGCCCGACGAGCCCCAGAGCCCCGGAAAGGACCCTAGCGCTGAGGGACTCCACCGAACCGTCGTTCCCGCTCTTGGTAGGCTTGAACGGCTTGGCCAAAGTGTTCCTCGCTAAAATCCGGCCAGAGGGTGTCCGTGACCCAGATCTCGCTGTACGCGCTCTGCCACAAGAGGAAGTTGGACAGCCGAAGCTCCCCGCTCGTGCGGATAATCAGATCCGGGTCCGGCATCTCCGGGAGGTAAAGCGCGCGGCGTAGATTCTCCTCGGTGGGCTCGAGCCCCTCCGCCACCATTCGGCGTACGGCACTAAGGATCTCCTGTCGGCCGCCGTAGTTGAGCGCGCCGACCAGATGGAGGCGCGTGCCTTCGCGCGAGGCTTCCTCCGCGTAGCGGATCGCTTCGAGGAGGGTGGGGGGGAGGCCTTCGCGCTCCCCGATGATGTGGATGCGCACGCCTTCCCTGACGAGGTTGGGGGTTTCCTCCCAGAGGACGGTCTCGAACAGCTCGAAGAGCGCGTCGACCTCCTCTTGGGGGCGCCGCCAGTTCTCCGTGGAGAACGCGTACAGCGTGAGCCACTCCACCTGGTGCTTTACCGCAGCCCGCACCGCGGCCCGGATGGCTTCACGGCCAGCAAGGTGCCCGCGAAAACGGGGGAGGCCGCGGGCTTGGGCCCAGCGGCCGTTCCCGTCCATGATGATGGCCACGTGGCGGGGAACGCTCATTCTCCGAGGATTTCGTGCTCTTTCTTCTCTAGGATCGCGTCGATCTTGTCGATGAACTCGTTGGTGATCTTTTGCACCTCGTCCTGAGCGCGCTTGGCCTCGTCTTCGGAGAGGAGCTTTTCTTTCTCGAGCTTCTTGATCTGGTCGAGCGCCTCCCGGCGGGCGTTGCGCACCGCGATGCGCGCTTCCTCCGCGTATCCGCGCGCGGTGCGTGCGATCTCTTTGCGCCGTTCCTCGGTGAGGGGCGGAATCTGGATGTACAGCGCGTCCCCGCGGTTGTTGGGGTTGAGTCCCAGGTCGGACTCCCGGATGGCCTTTTCGATCGCGGGTAGGGCGTTCTGGTCCCAGGCCTGCACCACAAGGGTGCGCGCGTCCGGCGCGCTCACG
This region of Marinithermus hydrothermalis DSM 14884 genomic DNA includes:
- the uppS gene encoding polyprenyl diphosphate synthase — its product is MSVPRHVAIIMDGNGRWAQARGLPRFRGHLAGREAIRAAVRAAVKHQVEWLTLYAFSTENWRRPQEEVDALFELFETVLWEETPNLVREGVRIHIIGEREGLPPTLLEAIRYAEEASREGTRLHLVGALNYGGRQEILSAVRRMVAEGLEPTEENLRRALYLPEMPDPDLIIRTSGELRLSNFLLWQSAYSEIWVTDTLWPDFSEEHFGQAVQAYQERERRFGGVPQR
- a CDS encoding glycosyltransferase family 2 protein; this translates as MSQATVLIPAYNEEATVAHVVQRAREAGYPVVVADDGSTDRTAAQAEAAGAEVVRLPQNRGKGGALAAGLQAVRTPYVILLDADLVGLKPEHLSALLNPVLQNEAEMTVGVFQGGRLRTDLAQRLTPYLSGQRALPTARLASVQGLEHARYDVELLLTRTAEREGWRVRYVPLPGMSQVMKEEKRGFWAGFAHRLRMYYEILRYWASGAGR
- a CDS encoding amylo-alpha-1,6-glucosidase, which encodes MGGLYEQAVQVLRNNDRGGFTAPAQGLYPYQWLWDSGFNAMGWLHLDERRAWQELFSLFEGQWPDGMVPHIVFHKKQESYFPGPEVWGTVGRGCASSVITQPPILATAVRYLYEHARDHAFARESAKALYPRILAYHRWLYQARDPNRTGLVAVVHPWATGMDNSPAWDEPLRRVPTEGVPPYERKDLLYAKPEERPRKEEYDRYLWLLYFFRRLNFDQRAIFRESPFKVIDVGFNAILHRANQDLYALAVMLGEEPHEIQEWIVEAQVGFQALWDREDNFYYSLDLITGRRIRVKTSAGFLPLFAGIPGEGRARRLAEHFREWVRHVRYALPSVHPLEPSFEGTRYWRGPVWVNVNWMLAEAFWDYGYDDLAERLRNDTLELIRRFGFREYYHPKTGEGRGGKDFSWTAALALVWRLLTRDEDAPAA
- the proC gene encoding pyrroline-5-carboxylate reductase, encoding MKLAFVGVGKMGRSLLEALLAAEFLPPESVGVLMRTPERTREVAARYGVVPLRLEELERAERVLIAVQPKDFTHLAPKIAHPNTGYLSIMAGVPTAVLARRLGTRRVVRAMPNLAATIRKSATALTAPREALEAGDLEFAFALFRTAGDVYELPEHLFDAFTGMTASAPAYFAIVAEALADGGVRMGIPRAQALAMAADVLVATGELLRLKHPAVLKDEVSSPGGTTIHGVAALERRGVRAAFIEAVEAATARGHALGEEE
- the frr gene encoding ribosome recycling factor, giving the protein MLKEVYREARAHMQKTVEAFEANLGGLRTGRANPALLAHLKVEYYGSVMPLNQVASVSAPDARTLVVQAWDQNALPAIEKAIRESDLGLNPNNRGDALYIQIPPLTEERRKEIARTARGYAEEARIAVRNARREALDQIKKLEKEKLLSEDEAKRAQDEVQKITNEFIDKIDAILEKKEHEILGE
- a CDS encoding helical backbone metal receptor, with amino-acid sequence MKIVHDGLGTLELPEDPKRIVSLAPNATETLYRLGLGARLVGRSAFCYRPEAANALPVVASYTKVRWRLLEELSPDLILTTTGIQRDLTRTLHEAGYPVFPVPLPHTPWGILENVGLLGGLTGTVEAAARLSTELAERYARLANRFAGVRVYFEFDFNGPISVGRGSYIDAALSHLGMVNVYGHRAEAYFVPDLEEVARLEPELVIYEPKPVRSKAVIQEKTRALMRQRGWVYPLVITGGDEIAHYGPQFFAYLEALAEEIACVLEAR
- the dxr gene encoding 1-deoxy-D-xylulose-5-phosphate reductoisomerase, which translates into the protein MKRVVILGSTGSIGTQALEVCRWRGYRVVGLAAGRNLDRLAAQIQEFNPQIVSAHPELLPELRARFPRVTFTDQAEEVAAHPADVVVSAIPGLAGLAPTRAAARQGVRLALANKESMVAAGPLLWAEVEAAGGEILPVDSEHSALFQSLVGERLEDVHELILTASGGPFREGPEDLSRVTPEMALAHPRWNMGPKVTIDSATLMNKGLEVLEAVQLFRVPLERVRVLIHPQAYVHSLVRFVDGQLKAQLGPTDMRLPIQYALTYPERAPNPLAALPLEARLEFYPPDTTRFPALELAYAAGRMGGLAPTVLNAADEVAVEAFLAGRIPFTRIPEIISRVLEDTPREPVTWESVYRADRWARERAKECI
- a CDS encoding M50 family metallopeptidase, with protein sequence MSLVLFLLILGVSIFVHELGHYLAARLQGVGVPAFSIGFGPPLVRFKRGGTEWRLSLIPLGGYAEIEGMVPDPDGRLRGYARLGFLGKAFILLAGVVMNLLLAWTLMAVLFSGQGIPRAIPTEAHIVEVLPESLAERAGLRPGDVIVAIDGQPLEAYTDLAKVKERPGPHALTVLRDGAPLEIQLVWTPEAEQIGVRYRPGVAYVQLPFPSAFAQAVQFSVGFFPEMVQSFIRGILGAFTGTATGEVVGPVGIVAMTGEAAQEGWFALIRLMAVINLSLAVFNLLPIPSLDGGRLFMLVLNGLTRGRIGPEHEAAVNFIGFMFLIFLIVMITLQDVQRFFGG
- a CDS encoding phosphatidate cytidylyltransferase, which produces MESLSARVLSGALGLVGLFVVLWAGLPLVVPGLVFVLWLGTAELNAMLRRREVTLNLGLLRWGGVLMLVASMPQLHALYPQIPWREVALGLVLFSAFSYELVQGGNIHRFAFSVMAFLYLPWTLGYFLLLRYAPDGNLGLWTLTLPLVATFATDIGAYFIGRAFGRHKLAPTISPNKTIEGSVGGVLASIGALLGYTSLVKGVFPFGWVELLLVSLLLSLAAQLGDLTESMLKRYCGVKDSGEFLPGHGGLLDRMDSLLFSVPLTYYLWVIFA